A single Ciona intestinalis chromosome 14, KH, whole genome shotgun sequence DNA region contains:
- the LOC100180755 gene encoding inverted formin-2 isoform X7, which translates to MLKTQRKWSLIAQKAQKKEKDSMEETLSNLENAEPELCIRLLHFPSVQNFSGLKKKIQHCSEEWMKGFLEQDGLAVLFTTLERLSDDTTRASKSTLITSMELLQCVGCVKAVMNSRTGLDFVISREDYTRVLSTTLDSANVMVKKQVFELLAAMCIYSSEGKSRSIDAMEHYKQAKSQRYRFSVVINELRNAENLPYQTGILSFINAAILSTDAIHQRVKLRNEFIGLQLLDVLSELRHLEADDLLIQLEVFDEKKLEDEEEIQAITGVEGIDINNHQDVFAAVFNKVCNSPQANNLLTILQCLVQLNPDDRVSDLAWEALVTIAQKAAVLETVAEAQKLLRGRLSRRTSVFTTSIYTQTEQGAIQKLNEEAIEETDGGATVVCTPPPPPPPPPPLGNIPPPPPPPPMGGIPPPPPPPGGIPPPPPPPSGGIPPPPPPPGGIPPPPPPPGGVPPPPPGLPPVYGGIVPVNAAQLNSRPSVRRSATVPKPTAKLRKFNWQKIPQNTLRKSTDSVWENLERGGCELEPNYKTIEELFSQKQIVKKEVTKQKKKAAPAEVTLIDSRKSLNVNIFLRQFRLPNEEIIKALKQGNREILTEEKLKNMLKFLPEDAEIETIRSFKGDPTTLGNAEKYFRLLIGLKDYVLRIEAAIARESFDEEMTSIVPVIDNIKQAVNAIRQCKKLEDFLVLILKTGNYLNFGGYAGDAHAFKITSLLKLSETKSNKPRMTLMHCVVMEAAENHPHLLDIPSELSVVMECKTVSVDHLKSTINRLTGGIAKLTKQVEKSSKEVKEQFAPFLKVATDKVSTFAKDLEEIENLRLSLAKYLVEDEAKFKLEECLSTFAKLCEQIKSAIKENKERAVMEEKKKKRAQMEEERKKSGKVSKFAPPPAGENIIDNLLTDIRKGFKLKKSSESPTKSRLNSVANENQTDNAAETNNATDSAQEATTISIKQKDEKFATLVRVSNGENDVTSKETDKTSPELHDIVNSSNSTDANAKDTDANKTVVISPSDVDITVTEIPTVLDSPSDVGKPVTELPVVLDLSSNLDIAGNEIPVALDTPSNVDKSVADIPVAVSLPNNVDTEVIEMPVTLLSPNKEDNTVADIPVALDLPKDVDNAVTETPVESDMKVQEPLHLIPAKPITKVISPIMISPDEQNLLINGENVSENLLEVNGNLQKKGSDVDPATTAGPGILQEAKDKLEQIVDSMKPMQGSTVDGDKKGDRKKSTISTSREGDKRKAKPKMPLFTSKNTKQNLTTSNMKKQIGEANPRVKQLRQRYGSTNSDRSRTPKAPILNKNVLADKAKSVLKTNRAKTVPAQSVITERLKRPSTTPSADRNRINSSSTKTDVIKAPKKPITNLPAVDAHKFDGRSYYSAPKAIKTVPTKAKPLRKTPETKQNQLQSKLQTDRKAMDKTSLKDKTTKVTDKTSAHKTTKVTDKTLSKDKTTLAAQKNTPKPVTSDSINKISNKNASVDKKTKLDTTSASKRFTSHEDAMKRKYAFRRDQKRTPIATKSITNNRKISKTATSLS; encoded by the exons ATG CTAAAAACTCAGAGAAAATGGAGTCTAATAGCTCAGAAGGCTCAAAAGAAAGAGAAGGACTCGATGGAAGAAACGCTTTCCAATTTAGAAAATGCTGAACCAGAGCTTTGCATACGGCTCCTACATTTTCCTTCCGTTCAGAACTTTTCTGGCCTCAAAAAGAAAATTCAGCACTGCTCTGAAGAATGGATGAAG GGATTTCTGGAGCAAGACGGTCTCGCTGTTCTTTTTACGACATTGGAACGCCTTTCGGATGATACGACAAGAGCCTCCAAGAGCACCCTTATTACATCAATGGAGCTGCTACAATGTGTGGG atgTGTGAAAGCTGTTATGAATTCACGCACCGGTCTGGATTTTGTCATCTCCAGAGAAGATTACACACGAGTTTTGTCGACAA CATTGGACAGTGCAAACGTAATGGTAAAGAAGCAAGTTTTCGAACTCCTGGCAGCTATGTGCATTTACTCAAGCGAAGGAAAGTCAAGATCTATAGATGCAATGGAGCATTACAAG CAAGCTAAGTCCCAGCGCTATCGATTTAGCGTTGTTATTAACGAATTGCGGAATGCGGAGAACTTGCCGTACCAAACCGGGATTCTATCCTTTATAAACGCAGCGATCCTTTCAACGGACGCCATACATCAACGAGTGAAATTACGAAATGAATTTATTG GTCTTCAGCTGTTAGACGTACTCTCGGAACTTCG ccACTTGGAAGCAGATGACTTGCTAATCCAGTTGGAAGTTTTCGACGAGAAAAAACTTGAAGACGAAGAGGAGATTCAGGCGATAACAGGCGTTGAAGGAATTGATATCAACAATCATCAAGACGTGTTTGCAGCCGTCTTTAACAAA GTATGCAATTCTCCACAAGCCAACAACCTACTGACGATATTACAGTGTCTGGTGCAGCTTAACCCAGATGACAGAGTGTCAGACTTGGCATGGGAGGCGCTCGTTACTATTGCACAGAAGGCAGCAGTCTTAGAGACAGTAGCCGAAGCACAGAAACTTTTGCGGGGCAGGCTTTCAAGGAGAACTTCCGTATTTACGACTTCAATATATACTCAAACCGAACAGGGGGCAATACAAAAGTTGAACGAAGAGGCAATCGAAGAAACAGATGGTGGGGCAACTGTAGTTTGCAccccaccaccaccaccaccgcCGCCCCCGCCTTTGGGGAATATACCCCCGCCACCACCGCCCCCACCTATGGGAGGCATTCCTCCGCCCCCACCACCACCTGGGGGTATTCCCCCACCACCGCCCCCACCATCGGGAGGCATTCCTCCGCCCCCACCACCTCCTGGGGGTATTCCCCCGCCCCCACCACCCCCTGGGGGTGTTCCACCACCACCGCCAGGTCTCCCTCCAGTATACGGAGGAATCGTTCCTGTAAACGCGGCCCAACTGAACAGTCGACCGTCGGTGAGGCGTTCGGCAACTGTCCCGAAACCGACAGCGAAATTACGAAAGTTTAACTGGCAGAAGATCCCACAAAACACCCTGCGTAAAAG cACGGATAGTGTCTGGGAGAATTTGGAACGTGGAGGTTGTGAGTTGGAACCGAATTACAAAACGATTGAGGAGTTGTTCTCTCAGAAGCAAATCGTGAAGAAAGAAGtgacaaaacagaaaaagaaggCGGCTCCAGCCgag GTGACTCTGATCGACTCCCGGAAGAGCTTGAATGTCAATATCTTTCTCCGGCAGTTCAGACTTCCTAACgaagaaattataaaagcgCTTAAACAAGGCAACCGCGAAATATTAA CTGAAGAAAAACTAAAGAACATGCTGAAGTTCTTGCCCGAAGACGCGGAAATTGAGACAATACGTTCGTTCAAAGGTGACCCAACTACTCTTGGAAACGCAGAGAAATACTTCCGGCTTCTCATCGGTCTTAAAGATTACGTGCTTCGGATTGAAGCCGCCATAGCCCGTGAGAGTTTTGATGAAGAAATGACATCAATAGTGCCCGTGATTGACAACATAAAGCAAGCAGTAAACG CTATTCGGCAATGCAAGAAGTTAGAAGATTTTCTTGTTCTTATATTAAAGACAGGCAACTACTTGAACTTCGGTGGTTACGCTGGTGACGCGCATGCGTTCAAAATAACATCCCTTCTCAAG TTATCTGAAACCAAATCGAACAAACCACGGATGACTCTGATGCATTGTGTGGTGATGGAGGCGGCGGAAAACCACCCCCATCTTCTTGATATTCCGTCAGAACTCTCGGTAGTGATGGAGTGCAAAACGGTTTCTGTGGACCACCTGAAATCAACCATCAACCGCCTAACTGGAGGGATTGCCAAGCTCACAAAACAA GTCGAAAAATCCTCCAAAGAGGTTAAAGAGCAGTTCGCACCTTTTCTTAAAGTTGCCACGGACAAGGTAAGTACTTTTGCTAAAGATCTCGAAGAAATAGAGAATTTGAGATTAAGTTTGGCCAAGTACCTTGTTGAGGACGAAGCCAAATTCAAACTGGAGGAGTGCCTTTCCACATTTGCAAAGCTTTGCGAACAG ATAAAGTCGGCAATCAAAGAGAACAAGGAGCGAGCTGTGATGGaggaaaagaagaagaagagagCTCAGATGGAAGAAGAGAGAAAAAAGAGTGGGAAGGTTTCCAAGTTTGCTCCACCACCAGCTGGA gAAAATATAATTGACAATCTGTTAACTGACATTCGAAAAGGATTTAAGCTGAAGAAGTCAAGTGAATCACCAACCAAATCAAG ATTAAACTCTGTTGCAAACGAAAACCAAACTGACAATGCTGCTGAGACTAATAATGCTACCGATTCTGCACAAGAAGCCACAACTATCTCTATAAAGCAGAAAGATGAAAAATTTGCAACTTTGGTCCGAGTTTCGAATGGTGAGAATGATGTAACCAGTAAAGAGACAGATAAAACGTCTCCGGAATTGCACGACATTGTCAATTCCAGTAACTCTACTGATGCTAATGCTAAAGATACTGATGCAAATAAGACTGTGGTTATTTCGCCAAGCGATGTGGACATTACAGTTACAGAAATACCAACAGTGTTAGACTCACCAAGTGACGTTGGTAAACCAGTCACAGAATTACCGGTAGTTTTAGATTTGTCAAGCAACTTGGACATTGCAGGTAATGAAATACCAGTTGCTTTAGATACTCCAAGCAATGTGGATAAATCAGTGGCAGATATACCGGTAGCTGTAAGTTTACCCAACAATGTGGACACTGAAGTCATAGAAATGCCGGTCACTTTACTTTCACCAAACAAAGAAGACAATACAGTCGCAGATATACCAGTAGCTTTAGATTTGCCAAAGGATGTGGACAATGCAGTTACTGAAACACCAGTAGAATCAGACATGAAAGTTCAAGAGCCTTTGCATCTCATACCGGCAAAGCCTATAACCAAAGTGATAAGTCCAATCATGATTTCTCCAGATGAACAAAATTTGCTTATTAATGGAGAAAATGTATCTGAAAATCTTCTAGAAGTCAACGGGAATCTCCAAAAGAAAGGTTCTGATGTTGACCCTGCTACGACAGCAGGACCTGGAATTCTGCAAGAAGCTAAAGATAAATTGGAACAGATAGTGGACTCCATGAAACCAATGCAAGGCTCAACTGTGGACGGTGATAAAAAAGGTGACAGAAAAAAATCGACTATTTCAACATCCAGAGAAG GAGACAAGCGAAAAGCTAAACCGAAAATGCCACTTTTCACTTCTAAGAATACAAAGCAGAATTTGACTACCAGCAACATGAAAAAGCAAATCGGTGAAGCTAATCCTAGAGTAAAACAATTGCGTCAACGCTATGGTTCAACAAACTCAGACCGAAGCAGGACTCCAAAGGCGCCAATCCTTAATAAAAATGTGCTTGCTGATAAAGCAAAGTCTGTTCTGAAAACAAACCGTGCGAAGACAGTACCCGCTCAATCAGTAATAACAGAACGTTTAAAACGGCCGTCTACTACGCCAAGTGCAGACAGGAATAGAATAAACAGTAGTTCCACTAAAACAGATGTGATCAAAGCACCCAAGAAACCGATTACAAATTTGCCAGCAGTAGATGCACATAAGTTTGATGGCCGCTCCTACTATTCAGCACCAAAAGCAATCAAAACAGTTCCAACAAAAGCCAAACCCCTACGAAAAACACCAGAAACCAAACAAAACCAACTTCAATCAAAACTCCAAACTGACCGAAAAGCTATGGATAAAACTTCATTAAAAGACAAGACTACAAAAGTAACAGATAAAACTTCCGCACACAAGACTACAAAAGTTACagataaaactttatcaaaaGACAAGACTACACTAGCTGCACAGAAAAACACTCCAAAGCCTGTCACCTCTgattctataaataaaatctctaataaaaatgcaagtgttgataaaaagacaaaattagACACTACTAGTGCCTCAAAACGCTTCACATCACACGAAGATGCAATGAAGAGGAAATACGCATTTCGTAGAGATCAAAAACGTACCCCTATAGCAACTAAATCCATaacaaacaacagaaaaatatcaaaaactgCAACCTCACTATCATAA
- the LOC100180755 gene encoding inverted formin-2 isoform X13: MLKTQRKWSLIAQKAQKKEKDSMEETLSNLENAEPELCIRLLHFPSVQNFSGLKKKIQHCSEEWMKGFLEQDGLAVLFTTLERLSDDTTRASKSTLITSMELLQCVGCVKAVMNSRTGLDFVISREDYTRVLSTTLDSANVMVKKQVFELLAAMCIYSSEGKSRSIDAMEHYKQAKSQRYRFSVVINELRNAENLPYQTGILSFINAAILSTDAIHQRVKLRNEFIGLQLLDVLSELRLESVRTNLAKSRAIFGNPNNSDDFGNGYQLRSCAHLEADDLLIQLEVFDEKKLEDEEEIQAITGVEGIDINNHQDVFAAVFNKVCNSPQANNLLTILQCLVQLNPDDRVSDLAWEALVTIAQKAAVLETVAEAQKLLRGRLSRRTSVFTTSIYTQTEQGAIQKLNEEAIEETDGGATVVCTPPPPPPPPPPLGNIPPPPPPPPMGGIPPPPPPPGGIPPPPPPPSGGIPPPPPPPGGIPPPPPPPGGVPPPPPGLPPVYGGIVPVNAAQLNSRPSVRRSATVPKPTAKLRKFNWQKIPQNTLRKSTDSVWENLERGGCELEPNYKTIEELFSQKQIVKKEVTKQKKKAAPAEVTLIDSRKSLNVNIFLRQFRLPNEEIIKALKQGNREILTEEKLKNMLKFLPEDAEIETIRSFKGDPTTLGNAEKYFRLLIGLKDYVLRIEAAIARESFDEEMTSIVPVIDNIKQAVNAIRQCKKLEDFLVLILKTGNYLNFGGYAGDAHAFKITSLLKLSETKSNKPRMTLMHCVVMEAAENHPHLLDIPSELSVVMECKTVSVDHLKSTINRLTGGIAKLTKQVEKSSKEVKEQFAPFLKVATDKVSTFAKDLEEIENLRLSLAKYLVEDEAKFKLEECLSTFAKLCEQIKSAIKENKERAVMEEKKKKRAQMEEERKKSGKVSKFAPPPAGENIIDNLLTDIRKGFKLKKSSESPTKSRLNSVANENQTDNAAETNNATDSAQEATTISIKQKDEKFATLVRVSNGENDVTSKETDKTSPELHDIVNSSNSTDANAKDTDANKTVVISPSDVDITVTEIPTVLDSPSDVGKPVTELPVVLDLSSNLDIAGNEIPVALDTPSNVDKSVADIPVAVSLPNNVDTEVIEMPVTLLSPNKEDNTVADIPVALDLPKDVDNAVTETPVESDMKVQEPLHLIPAKPITKVISPIMISPDEQNLLINGENVSENLLEVNGNLQKKGSDVDPATTAGPGILQEAKDKLEQIVDSMKPMQGSTVDGDKKGDRKKSTISTSREGPYICADFSDEFSSSDEFEDAQDFW, from the exons ATG CTAAAAACTCAGAGAAAATGGAGTCTAATAGCTCAGAAGGCTCAAAAGAAAGAGAAGGACTCGATGGAAGAAACGCTTTCCAATTTAGAAAATGCTGAACCAGAGCTTTGCATACGGCTCCTACATTTTCCTTCCGTTCAGAACTTTTCTGGCCTCAAAAAGAAAATTCAGCACTGCTCTGAAGAATGGATGAAG GGATTTCTGGAGCAAGACGGTCTCGCTGTTCTTTTTACGACATTGGAACGCCTTTCGGATGATACGACAAGAGCCTCCAAGAGCACCCTTATTACATCAATGGAGCTGCTACAATGTGTGGG atgTGTGAAAGCTGTTATGAATTCACGCACCGGTCTGGATTTTGTCATCTCCAGAGAAGATTACACACGAGTTTTGTCGACAA CATTGGACAGTGCAAACGTAATGGTAAAGAAGCAAGTTTTCGAACTCCTGGCAGCTATGTGCATTTACTCAAGCGAAGGAAAGTCAAGATCTATAGATGCAATGGAGCATTACAAG CAAGCTAAGTCCCAGCGCTATCGATTTAGCGTTGTTATTAACGAATTGCGGAATGCGGAGAACTTGCCGTACCAAACCGGGATTCTATCCTTTATAAACGCAGCGATCCTTTCAACGGACGCCATACATCAACGAGTGAAATTACGAAATGAATTTATTG GTCTTCAGCTGTTAGACGTACTCTCGGAACTTCG GCTTGAGTCTGTACGAACTAATTT AGCAAAGTCTCGTGCTATCTTCGGGAACCCGAACAACTCAGACGATTTTGGGAACGGGTATCAACTGCGATCATGCGc ccACTTGGAAGCAGATGACTTGCTAATCCAGTTGGAAGTTTTCGACGAGAAAAAACTTGAAGACGAAGAGGAGATTCAGGCGATAACAGGCGTTGAAGGAATTGATATCAACAATCATCAAGACGTGTTTGCAGCCGTCTTTAACAAA GTATGCAATTCTCCACAAGCCAACAACCTACTGACGATATTACAGTGTCTGGTGCAGCTTAACCCAGATGACAGAGTGTCAGACTTGGCATGGGAGGCGCTCGTTACTATTGCACAGAAGGCAGCAGTCTTAGAGACAGTAGCCGAAGCACAGAAACTTTTGCGGGGCAGGCTTTCAAGGAGAACTTCCGTATTTACGACTTCAATATATACTCAAACCGAACAGGGGGCAATACAAAAGTTGAACGAAGAGGCAATCGAAGAAACAGATGGTGGGGCAACTGTAGTTTGCAccccaccaccaccaccaccgcCGCCCCCGCCTTTGGGGAATATACCCCCGCCACCACCGCCCCCACCTATGGGAGGCATTCCTCCGCCCCCACCACCACCTGGGGGTATTCCCCCACCACCGCCCCCACCATCGGGAGGCATTCCTCCGCCCCCACCACCTCCTGGGGGTATTCCCCCGCCCCCACCACCCCCTGGGGGTGTTCCACCACCACCGCCAGGTCTCCCTCCAGTATACGGAGGAATCGTTCCTGTAAACGCGGCCCAACTGAACAGTCGACCGTCGGTGAGGCGTTCGGCAACTGTCCCGAAACCGACAGCGAAATTACGAAAGTTTAACTGGCAGAAGATCCCACAAAACACCCTGCGTAAAAG cACGGATAGTGTCTGGGAGAATTTGGAACGTGGAGGTTGTGAGTTGGAACCGAATTACAAAACGATTGAGGAGTTGTTCTCTCAGAAGCAAATCGTGAAGAAAGAAGtgacaaaacagaaaaagaaggCGGCTCCAGCCgag GTGACTCTGATCGACTCCCGGAAGAGCTTGAATGTCAATATCTTTCTCCGGCAGTTCAGACTTCCTAACgaagaaattataaaagcgCTTAAACAAGGCAACCGCGAAATATTAA CTGAAGAAAAACTAAAGAACATGCTGAAGTTCTTGCCCGAAGACGCGGAAATTGAGACAATACGTTCGTTCAAAGGTGACCCAACTACTCTTGGAAACGCAGAGAAATACTTCCGGCTTCTCATCGGTCTTAAAGATTACGTGCTTCGGATTGAAGCCGCCATAGCCCGTGAGAGTTTTGATGAAGAAATGACATCAATAGTGCCCGTGATTGACAACATAAAGCAAGCAGTAAACG CTATTCGGCAATGCAAGAAGTTAGAAGATTTTCTTGTTCTTATATTAAAGACAGGCAACTACTTGAACTTCGGTGGTTACGCTGGTGACGCGCATGCGTTCAAAATAACATCCCTTCTCAAG TTATCTGAAACCAAATCGAACAAACCACGGATGACTCTGATGCATTGTGTGGTGATGGAGGCGGCGGAAAACCACCCCCATCTTCTTGATATTCCGTCAGAACTCTCGGTAGTGATGGAGTGCAAAACGGTTTCTGTGGACCACCTGAAATCAACCATCAACCGCCTAACTGGAGGGATTGCCAAGCTCACAAAACAA GTCGAAAAATCCTCCAAAGAGGTTAAAGAGCAGTTCGCACCTTTTCTTAAAGTTGCCACGGACAAGGTAAGTACTTTTGCTAAAGATCTCGAAGAAATAGAGAATTTGAGATTAAGTTTGGCCAAGTACCTTGTTGAGGACGAAGCCAAATTCAAACTGGAGGAGTGCCTTTCCACATTTGCAAAGCTTTGCGAACAG ATAAAGTCGGCAATCAAAGAGAACAAGGAGCGAGCTGTGATGGaggaaaagaagaagaagagagCTCAGATGGAAGAAGAGAGAAAAAAGAGTGGGAAGGTTTCCAAGTTTGCTCCACCACCAGCTGGA gAAAATATAATTGACAATCTGTTAACTGACATTCGAAAAGGATTTAAGCTGAAGAAGTCAAGTGAATCACCAACCAAATCAAG ATTAAACTCTGTTGCAAACGAAAACCAAACTGACAATGCTGCTGAGACTAATAATGCTACCGATTCTGCACAAGAAGCCACAACTATCTCTATAAAGCAGAAAGATGAAAAATTTGCAACTTTGGTCCGAGTTTCGAATGGTGAGAATGATGTAACCAGTAAAGAGACAGATAAAACGTCTCCGGAATTGCACGACATTGTCAATTCCAGTAACTCTACTGATGCTAATGCTAAAGATACTGATGCAAATAAGACTGTGGTTATTTCGCCAAGCGATGTGGACATTACAGTTACAGAAATACCAACAGTGTTAGACTCACCAAGTGACGTTGGTAAACCAGTCACAGAATTACCGGTAGTTTTAGATTTGTCAAGCAACTTGGACATTGCAGGTAATGAAATACCAGTTGCTTTAGATACTCCAAGCAATGTGGATAAATCAGTGGCAGATATACCGGTAGCTGTAAGTTTACCCAACAATGTGGACACTGAAGTCATAGAAATGCCGGTCACTTTACTTTCACCAAACAAAGAAGACAATACAGTCGCAGATATACCAGTAGCTTTAGATTTGCCAAAGGATGTGGACAATGCAGTTACTGAAACACCAGTAGAATCAGACATGAAAGTTCAAGAGCCTTTGCATCTCATACCGGCAAAGCCTATAACCAAAGTGATAAGTCCAATCATGATTTCTCCAGATGAACAAAATTTGCTTATTAATGGAGAAAATGTATCTGAAAATCTTCTAGAAGTCAACGGGAATCTCCAAAAGAAAGGTTCTGATGTTGACCCTGCTACGACAGCAGGACCTGGAATTCTGCAAGAAGCTAAAGATAAATTGGAACAGATAGTGGACTCCATGAAACCAATGCAAGGCTCAACTGTGGACGGTGATAAAAAAGGTGACAGAAAAAAATCGACTATTTCAACATCCAGAGAAG GCCCTTATATTTGTGCTGATTTCTCCGACGAATTTTCCTCTTCTGACGAGTTTGAAGATGCACAGGACTTTTGGTAA